From one Micromonospora siamensis genomic stretch:
- a CDS encoding demethylmenaquinone methyltransferase, which yields MSRTPQGQRASLDKQPHEVAAMFDGVAARYDLTNTVLSFGQDRFWRRATRAALGLRPGERVLDVGAGTGVSTEELAHSGAYAVGADLSLGMLHAGKRSRPHVPLLAGDALRLPFADASFDAVTISFALRNVSDTDAALRELARVTRPGGRLVVCEFSTPVNPAFRTVYLSYLMRSLPAVARAVSSNPDAYVYLAESIRAWPDQRALAARVGAAGWGRVGWRNLTGGVVALHRATRD from the coding sequence GTGAGCCGTACCCCGCAGGGCCAGCGCGCCAGCCTGGACAAGCAGCCGCACGAGGTCGCCGCGATGTTCGACGGCGTGGCGGCTCGCTACGACCTGACCAACACGGTGCTCTCCTTCGGGCAGGACCGGTTCTGGCGCCGGGCCACCCGGGCGGCCCTCGGCCTGCGCCCCGGTGAGCGGGTGCTGGACGTCGGCGCGGGCACCGGCGTGTCGACCGAGGAACTGGCCCACTCCGGCGCGTACGCGGTCGGCGCTGACCTCTCGCTCGGCATGCTGCACGCCGGCAAGCGGAGTCGTCCGCACGTCCCGCTGCTGGCCGGGGACGCGCTGCGGCTGCCGTTCGCCGACGCGAGCTTCGACGCGGTGACCATCTCCTTCGCCCTGCGCAACGTGTCGGACACCGACGCGGCGCTGCGTGAGCTGGCCCGGGTCACCCGCCCCGGCGGGCGGCTGGTGGTGTGCGAGTTCAGCACCCCGGTCAATCCGGCGTTCCGGACCGTCTACCTGTCGTACCTGATGCGCTCGTTGCCGGCGGTCGCCCGCGCGGTGTCCAGCAACCCCGACGCGTACGTCTACCTGGCCGAGTCGATCCGGGCCTGGCCGGACCAGCGGGCCCTGGCGGCGCGGGTCGGCGCGGCCGGGTGGGGCCGGGTCGGCTGGCGGAACCTCACCGGGGGAGTGGTGGCGCTGCACCGCGCGACCCGCGACTGA
- a CDS encoding NuoB/complex I 20 kDa subunit family protein, translating into MGIEEKLPAGVLLTSVEKLVNWSRKSSVWGATFGLACCAIEMMAAGGPHYDMGRWGMEVFRASPRQADLMIVAGRVSQKMAPVLRQIYDQMAEPRWVISMGVCASSGGMFNNYAIVQGVDHVVPVDMYLPGCPPRPEMLIDAVLKLREKIMYEPLGANGRKMLEARKARGDVPVVPYGSMPSSYRNDKARRAEWTKAVREGREEQLRIENWMKAQNHLHPSGGIK; encoded by the coding sequence ATGGGCATCGAGGAGAAGCTCCCCGCCGGCGTCCTGCTCACCTCCGTGGAGAAGCTGGTCAACTGGTCGCGGAAGTCGTCCGTCTGGGGCGCCACCTTCGGCCTGGCCTGCTGCGCCATCGAGATGATGGCCGCCGGTGGTCCGCACTACGACATGGGCCGCTGGGGCATGGAGGTCTTCCGGGCCTCGCCGCGGCAGGCGGACCTGATGATCGTGGCCGGCCGGGTGAGCCAGAAAATGGCTCCGGTGCTGCGCCAGATCTACGACCAGATGGCCGAGCCCCGCTGGGTCATCTCGATGGGCGTCTGCGCCAGCAGCGGCGGCATGTTCAACAACTACGCCATCGTGCAGGGCGTGGACCACGTCGTCCCGGTCGACATGTACCTCCCGGGCTGCCCGCCCAGGCCGGAGATGCTCATCGACGCGGTCCTCAAGCTCCGCGAGAAGATCATGTACGAGCCGCTGGGCGCGAACGGCCGCAAGATGCTCGAGGCCCGCAAGGCGCGCGGTGACGTCCCCGTGGTCCCGTACGGCTCGATGCCGTCGTCGTACCGCAACGACAAGGCCCGGCGTGCCGAGTGGACGAAGGCGGTCCGCGAGGGGCGCGAGGAGCAGCTCCGGATCGAGAACTGGATGAAGGCGCAGAACCACCTCCACCCGTCCGGGGGCATCAAGTGA
- a CDS encoding NADH-quinone oxidoreductase subunit C — MTAPNDRNDNAGVPVPVTPAGASSTAPAEYPPASPAGRGMFGIQGSGDVSGFGGLVRQRKPIEETPRPYGGYFDEVRDALEEAYPQFGEAIEKVVVDRGELTLHVRPERIAEVCQVMRDDMALRFELCSSVSGVDYLGADERRLHVVYQLTSMTYRRRVRLEAAVSPDAPHLPSVTAVYPTADWQEREAYDMFGVVFDGHPNLTRILMPDDWEGHPQRKDYPLGGVPVEYKGAEIPPPDRRRSYQ; from the coding sequence GTGACCGCACCGAACGACAGGAACGACAACGCCGGCGTACCGGTGCCGGTCACCCCGGCCGGCGCGAGCAGCACCGCCCCCGCGGAGTACCCGCCGGCCAGCCCGGCCGGCCGGGGCATGTTCGGCATCCAGGGCAGCGGCGACGTCTCCGGCTTCGGCGGTCTGGTCCGCCAGCGCAAGCCGATCGAGGAGACCCCCCGGCCGTACGGCGGCTACTTCGACGAGGTCCGGGACGCGCTCGAGGAGGCGTACCCGCAGTTCGGCGAGGCGATCGAGAAGGTCGTCGTCGACCGGGGCGAGCTGACCCTGCACGTCCGTCCGGAGCGGATCGCCGAGGTCTGCCAGGTGATGCGGGACGACATGGCGCTCCGCTTCGAGCTCTGCTCCTCGGTGTCCGGCGTGGACTACCTGGGCGCCGACGAGCGGCGGCTGCACGTGGTCTACCAGCTCACCTCGATGACCTACCGGCGGAGGGTCCGGCTGGAGGCCGCCGTCTCGCCCGACGCGCCGCACCTGCCGAGCGTCACCGCCGTCTACCCGACCGCCGACTGGCAGGAGCGGGAGGCGTACGACATGTTCGGCGTCGTCTTCGACGGCCACCCCAACCTGACCCGGATCCTCATGCCGGACGACTGGGAGGGCCACCCGCAGCGCAAGGACTACCCGCTCGGCGGCGTCCCCGTCGAGTACAAGGGCGCGGAGATTCCCCCGCCGGACCGACGGAGGTCGTACCAGTGA
- a CDS encoding PT domain-containing protein produces MIFANRSALARAGAAALLAVGGLTAAATPAVAAAPTVPAPAGAAAGEADLALVPLSTKLAVGVREARAKPFKFTVDNTRGAADARGVTYTVDVSNLDPDRVGYLLDPDCAVARDGDSFTCPLGDLAAGTSEDFAVPLFSTGGRGEAGSLTVTIGSATADQELGDNTVDVDIEVTEAGYDLTAWAQDVYADAVVDGDDAGENALRGVRPGDTAPLDWVVYNAGSRATTGVFYGITLPAGVTFAELPSGCVRQEIGGLAQAFCQDDAVVLRPGEFYTDTVRVTVDARVDDPVLRIGNLFAVGLDGVSAARATAKQRPRVATKEQRRTFAEVDEGDNSTVFDVFVDLSAEPTTGPTGEPTPTATATPTVAPTGTPTASPTVAPTGQPTVAPTGQPTTAPGTGGDGGGSGSDDGGLPVTGVQAGLIGGIGLAVLAAGGALLLLARRRRVVLVTPGDETSTD; encoded by the coding sequence ATGATCTTCGCAAACCGCTCGGCGCTGGCGCGTGCCGGTGCCGCAGCCCTGCTCGCCGTCGGTGGCCTCACCGCCGCGGCCACACCCGCCGTCGCAGCGGCGCCGACCGTCCCCGCACCCGCCGGCGCCGCAGCCGGCGAGGCCGACCTGGCCCTGGTGCCGCTGAGCACCAAGCTGGCCGTGGGCGTCCGCGAGGCGCGGGCCAAGCCCTTCAAGTTCACCGTGGACAACACCCGAGGCGCGGCCGACGCCCGGGGCGTGACGTACACGGTGGACGTCAGCAACCTCGACCCCGACCGGGTCGGCTACCTGCTCGACCCGGACTGCGCCGTCGCGCGGGACGGCGACAGCTTCACCTGCCCGCTCGGCGACCTCGCCGCCGGCACCAGCGAGGACTTCGCGGTCCCGCTGTTCAGCACCGGCGGCCGGGGTGAGGCCGGCAGCCTCACCGTCACGATCGGCTCGGCCACCGCCGACCAGGAACTCGGCGACAACACCGTCGACGTGGACATCGAGGTGACCGAGGCCGGCTACGACCTGACCGCCTGGGCCCAGGACGTCTACGCCGACGCGGTGGTCGACGGCGACGATGCCGGCGAGAACGCCCTGCGTGGGGTCCGGCCGGGGGACACCGCGCCCCTGGACTGGGTGGTCTACAACGCCGGCAGCCGCGCTACGACCGGCGTCTTCTACGGCATCACCCTGCCCGCCGGGGTCACCTTCGCCGAGCTGCCGTCCGGCTGCGTACGCCAGGAGATCGGCGGTCTCGCCCAGGCGTTCTGCCAGGACGACGCCGTCGTGCTGCGGCCGGGCGAGTTCTACACCGACACCGTCCGGGTGACCGTGGACGCGCGGGTCGACGACCCGGTGCTGCGGATCGGCAACCTCTTCGCCGTCGGCCTGGACGGCGTCTCGGCCGCCCGGGCCACCGCCAAGCAGCGGCCGCGGGTTGCCACGAAGGAGCAGCGCCGCACGTTCGCCGAGGTGGACGAGGGGGACAACAGCACGGTGTTCGACGTCTTCGTCGACCTCTCCGCCGAGCCGACCACCGGCCCGACCGGCGAGCCGACCCCGACGGCGACGGCGACCCCGACGGTCGCCCCGACCGGCACGCCGACCGCCTCGCCGACGGTCGCGCCGACCGGCCAGCCGACCGTCGCGCCCACCGGTCAGCCGACCACGGCCCCGGGCACCGGCGGTGACGGTGGTGGCTCCGGCTCCGACGACGGTGGGCTGCCGGTGACCGGTGTGCAGGCCGGCCTGATCGGCGGCATCGGCCTCGCGGTGCTGGCCGCCGGCGGGGCGCTGCTGCTGCTCGCCCGCCGCCGACGGGTGGTGCTCGTCACCCCGGGTGACGAGACGTCGACCGACTGA
- a CDS encoding NADH-quinone oxidoreductase subunit A, translated as MTLSPYAPIIGLFALAAAFALFSVAAARFAGPRRFNKAKLEAYECGIEPSPQPVGGGRFPIKFYLTAMLFIVFDIEIIFLYPWAVSFDALPIFGFVEMVLFIVAVFVAYAYVWRRGGLDWD; from the coding sequence ATGACGCTCTCGCCTTACGCACCGATCATCGGGCTGTTCGCCCTCGCCGCGGCGTTCGCGCTGTTCTCGGTGGCAGCCGCCCGCTTCGCCGGTCCCCGGCGGTTCAACAAGGCCAAGCTCGAGGCCTACGAGTGTGGCATCGAGCCGAGCCCGCAGCCGGTGGGCGGCGGCCGGTTCCCGATCAAGTTCTACCTGACGGCGATGCTCTTCATCGTCTTCGACATCGAGATCATCTTCCTCTACCCCTGGGCGGTCTCGTTCGACGCCCTGCCGATCTTCGGCTTCGTGGAGATGGTCCTGTTCATCGTCGCGGTCTTCGTCGCATACGCCTACGTCTGGCGGCGCGGCGGCCTGGACTGGGACTGA
- a CDS encoding geranylgeranyl reductase family protein — protein MTAVENDADVIVVGAGPGGSATAYHLARHGVRVLLLEKTEFPREKVCGDGLTPRAVRQLIRMGVDTSPEAGWLQNKGLRVIGGGVRLELDWPDLASFPNYGLVRTRLDFDDLLAQRAVAAGAKLRTGVNVLGPVLDADDRVIGVQAEVGPDKEPASFHAPLVVAADGVSGRFPLALGLAKREDRPIGVAVRRYYKSPAKHDDDYLESWLELRAKGSDALLPGYGWIFGLGDGRVNVGLGVLNSSSAFGRTNYRRLLTDWLANTPEDWGMTDETNAEGPILGAALPMGFNRVPHYTRGVLLVGDSGGMVNPFNGEGIAYAMESGELAAEVAVQALARPAGPERERALMAYPQELKARFGGYYRLGGIFVKLIGRPEVMRMATKHGMPHPMLMRFVLKLLANLTDPRGGDAMDRVINAMTKAAPAV, from the coding sequence ATGACCGCGGTGGAGAACGACGCCGACGTGATCGTCGTGGGCGCCGGTCCCGGAGGATCGGCGACCGCATACCACCTGGCGCGGCACGGCGTACGCGTGCTGCTGCTGGAGAAGACCGAGTTCCCCAGGGAGAAGGTCTGCGGCGACGGGTTGACCCCGCGCGCCGTACGACAGCTCATCCGGATGGGCGTGGACACCTCGCCCGAGGCCGGCTGGCTGCAGAACAAGGGCCTACGGGTGATCGGCGGCGGGGTACGCCTGGAACTGGACTGGCCCGACCTGGCCAGCTTCCCCAACTACGGCCTGGTCCGTACCCGGCTCGACTTCGACGACCTGCTCGCCCAGCGCGCGGTCGCCGCCGGGGCGAAGCTGCGGACCGGCGTGAACGTGCTGGGTCCGGTGCTCGACGCCGACGACCGGGTGATCGGGGTGCAGGCCGAGGTGGGCCCGGACAAGGAGCCGGCCAGCTTCCACGCGCCGCTGGTGGTCGCCGCGGACGGCGTGTCCGGCCGGTTCCCGCTCGCCCTCGGGCTCGCCAAGCGGGAGGACCGGCCGATCGGCGTCGCGGTCCGCCGCTACTACAAGTCACCCGCGAAGCACGACGACGACTACCTGGAGTCGTGGCTGGAGCTGCGGGCCAAGGGCAGCGACGCGCTGCTGCCGGGCTACGGCTGGATCTTCGGCCTCGGCGACGGCCGGGTGAACGTCGGCCTGGGCGTGCTGAACTCCTCGTCGGCGTTCGGCAGGACGAACTACCGGCGGCTGCTCACCGACTGGTTGGCCAACACCCCGGAGGACTGGGGGATGACCGACGAGACGAACGCGGAAGGGCCGATCCTCGGCGCCGCGCTGCCGATGGGCTTCAACCGGGTCCCGCACTACACCCGCGGGGTGCTGCTGGTCGGCGACTCCGGCGGCATGGTCAACCCGTTCAACGGTGAGGGCATCGCGTACGCGATGGAGTCCGGTGAGCTGGCGGCCGAGGTCGCGGTGCAGGCGCTGGCCCGGCCGGCCGGCCCGGAGCGGGAGCGGGCGCTGATGGCGTACCCGCAGGAGCTGAAGGCCCGGTTCGGCGGCTACTACCGGCTCGGCGGGATCTTCGTGAAGCTGATCGGCCGTCCGGAGGTGATGCGGATGGCGACCAAGCACGGCATGCCGCACCCGATGCTGATGCGCTTCGTGCTCAAGCTGCTGGCCAACCTGACCGACCCGCGCGGCGGGGACGCGATGGATCGGGTCATCAATGCGATGACGAAGGCGGCCCCGGCCGTGTAG
- a CDS encoding LPXTG cell wall anchor domain-containing protein — MAEWARPFRWSTRADARPRPRGTAARRTSLWSPSYRPSATGRPSPTPSHGADAGDGDGQGGGDGNGGGTLPLTGAPAVMIGAVGAGVLLAGGAMLMVARRRRVVLVSPGDEESTD, encoded by the coding sequence GTGGCGGAGTGGGCAAGGCCCTTCCGCTGGTCGACGCGCGCTGACGCCAGGCCCCGGCCACGGGGCACCGCAGCCCGCCGAACATCGCTATGGTCCCCGTCGTACCGCCCCAGTGCCACCGGCCGGCCGTCGCCCACGCCGAGCCATGGCGCCGACGCGGGTGACGGTGACGGGCAGGGCGGCGGCGACGGCAACGGTGGTGGCACCCTGCCGCTGACCGGCGCGCCGGCCGTGATGATCGGGGCCGTCGGCGCCGGCGTGCTGCTGGCCGGTGGGGCCATGCTGATGGTCGCCCGGCGGCGCCGGGTGGTGCTGGTGAGCCCCGGCGACGAGGAGTCGACGGACTGA